A part of Primulina eburnea isolate SZY01 chromosome 10, ASM2296580v1, whole genome shotgun sequence genomic DNA contains:
- the LOC140803225 gene encoding uncharacterized protein, which yields MAHSRWIRPEVYPLFAAMGVAVGICGFQLIRNIRINPEVRVNKAGRAAGVLENFAEGEKYCEHALRKFVRNRRPEIMPSINSFFTDPQKS from the exons ATGGCTCACAGTCGCTGGATAAGGCCTGAG GTGTATCCACTGTTTGCAGCCATGGGTGTGGCTGTGGGGATCTGTGGGTTTCAGCTGATACGTAATATACGTATCAATCCCGAAGTCAG GGTTAACAAGGCCGGCAGGGCTGCTGGTGTGTTGGAGAATTTCGCGGAAGGGGAGAAATACTGTGAGCATGCTCTTAGGAAATTTGTCCGCAACAGGCGACCAGAAATCATGCCGTCGATCAACAGCTTCTTCACCGACCCTCAAAAGAGCTAG